One stretch of Desulfocurvus vexinensis DSM 17965 DNA includes these proteins:
- a CDS encoding chemotaxis protein CheB: MSPRRLRAVVMGASAGGLEALARVLGALKADFPLPIAVVQHVSPVADGSIPALLDDRCRIRVKEADEKEPLQPGTAYFAPANYHLLVEQDATLSLSTEARVCFARPSVDVLFQSAAVAFGPALAGVVLTGGNEDGSQGLAAIARAGGLTIVQAPETATAPEMPRAALAATPVDHVLPLEDIGPLLARMAHDHD; encoded by the coding sequence GTGAGCCCGCGCCGCCTGCGGGCCGTGGTCATGGGCGCATCGGCGGGCGGGCTGGAAGCCCTGGCCCGGGTGCTGGGCGCCCTTAAGGCCGACTTCCCGCTGCCCATCGCGGTGGTGCAGCACGTGAGCCCGGTGGCGGACGGCTCCATCCCGGCGCTGCTCGACGACCGCTGCCGCATCCGGGTCAAGGAGGCCGACGAAAAGGAGCCCCTGCAACCCGGAACGGCCTATTTCGCGCCCGCCAACTACCACCTGCTGGTGGAGCAGGACGCGACCCTGTCCCTGTCCACCGAGGCGCGGGTCTGCTTCGCGCGGCCCTCGGTGGACGTGCTTTTCCAGTCCGCTGCCGTGGCCTTCGGCCCCGCCCTGGCGGGGGTGGTGCTCACCGGAGGCAACGAAGACGGCAGCCAGGGCCTGGCGGCCATCGCCCGCGCGGGCGGGCTGACCATCGTCCAGGCCCCCGAAACCGCGACGGCCCCGGAAATGCCCCGGGCCGCCCTGGCGGCCACACCGGTGGACCATGTCCTGCCCCTGGAGGACATCGGGCCCCTGCTTGCAAGGATGGCGCACGACCATGACTGA
- a CDS encoding CheR family methyltransferase codes for MTRSNGQPPAPPPEAPDAPDAGADVLGIEIDCLLEAVFRRWGYDFRNYSRAHVRRRLLHRMELSGMPSIPAMMHHALTEREFFGSLLAALSINVTEMFRDPPFYRALREEIVPRLRTWPFVKIWHAGCATGEEVYSMAIVLREAGLEGRARIYATDFNPEALRQARDGIYPLDAIRNYTRNYQAAGGEASFSDYYTARYDSALLDRALREHVVFSEHNLVTDGVFGEMHLIFCRNVLIYFNAQLQARALDLFHDSLCPGGFLCLGTKESMQFCGHPQAFEQVLPGQKIFRRKLAHGMPEGAEP; via the coding sequence ATGACCAGGAGCAACGGCCAGCCCCCCGCCCCGCCGCCCGAGGCCCCCGACGCCCCCGACGCCGGGGCCGACGTGCTGGGCATCGAGATCGACTGCCTGCTGGAGGCGGTCTTCCGGCGCTGGGGCTACGACTTCCGCAACTACTCGCGGGCCCATGTGCGCCGCCGCCTGCTGCACCGCATGGAACTATCCGGCATGCCCTCCATCCCGGCCATGATGCACCACGCGCTGACCGAGCGCGAATTCTTCGGCTCGCTGCTGGCCGCGCTGTCCATCAACGTCACCGAAATGTTCCGCGACCCGCCCTTCTACCGCGCCCTGCGCGAGGAGATCGTGCCGCGCCTGCGCACCTGGCCCTTCGTGAAGATCTGGCACGCGGGCTGCGCCACGGGCGAGGAGGTCTACTCCATGGCCATCGTGCTGCGCGAGGCCGGGCTGGAAGGCCGCGCGCGCATCTACGCCACGGACTTCAACCCCGAAGCCCTGCGCCAGGCCAGGGACGGCATCTACCCCCTGGACGCCATACGCAACTACACGCGCAACTACCAGGCCGCCGGGGGCGAGGCGTCCTTCTCGGACTACTACACCGCGCGCTACGACTCGGCCCTGCTCGACCGCGCCCTGCGCGAGCATGTCGTCTTTTCCGAGCACAACCTCGTCACCGACGGGGTCTTCGGCGAGATGCACCTCATCTTCTGCCGCAACGTACTCATCTACTTCAACGCCCAGCTCCAGGCCCGGGCCCTGGACCTGTTCCACGACAGCCTGTGCCCGGGGGGCTTCTTGTGCCTGGGCACCAAGGAGAGCATGCAGTTCTGCGGGCACCCCCAGGCCTTCGAGCAGGTGCTGCCGGGGCAGAAGATCTTCCGCCGCAAGCTGGCCCACGGCATGCCCGAAGGAGCCGAACCGTGA